The Methanococcoides methylutens genome segment GTATCCATTCCCGGGTCGATGAGTATCTTTTCATTGATGAGGTATGAATTGGATGCATATGGTGATGTGTTGATCCTCTGAACTTTCATTATGTATCTCCTTTTGTTATCTTAAAGACCAAATACACTTCTTGTATTTTTAAGGGTTGCCTTTGCAATTGCTTCTTCTTCAATTCCCTTTGCCTCTGCAATCACCGGAAGAATGTCCAGCACGAATGCAGGTTCATTGCGTCCCTTTCTGGGAGATAAGTAAGGGCTGTCGGTCTCGATCAGTATTTTGTCAAGGGGTACATTTTCAGCTATGGACCTGTGATGATCTGAAAAACATACAATGGTGGGGATTGAGATGTAGTATCCGGCATCTGTTATCATGCTGGCGGTCTCTACTGAGCCTCCGTAGCAATGGAAGATGACCTTATCAAGATCCCGTACCATCTCGAAAGAATCCTCTTCGGCTTCCCTTCCATGTATAATGAGGGGTTTATTATAACTGTCTGCTATCTCGATGACCTTTTGGAAGTATTCTTTCTGGTGTTCCCTTTCCTTGCTATCCTTATAGTAGTGGTAATCAAGACCCGCTTCGCCGATGCCGACACTGTTCTCAGCTTCCTGTTCAAGCTGGAGAAGGATCTCGTCGGCGACTTCGTTACCGTAATGAGAAACAACAAGTGGGCTAAGGCCTATTGTAGGATGAATAAAATCGTATTGTTTTGCAAGTGCGAGTGTTGAGATGTTCGTCTTAAGGTCAATACCTGAATTGACCATTTCAACAACACCCGCATTGCGTGCTCTTTCAATTACTTCTTCACGGTCACGTTTGAATTTCGGGAAATCCAGGTGACAGTGTGAATCTATGACCTCTTGCATGCTCCTTATGTTTTAAGGAGCATGTTAATAGCTGTTACGAGCGTTTTCAGTTATATTGCTTTAAAAGATCTAACACGACAACCCTTATTAATTAATAAACAGAATTTCGTTTCATGGCTGTTCGACAAACTCTGAAAACCCGCGAATTCGGATATGAATTATCAGGATTCGAACACAATCTTATCTTTGAAAAAGATGAAATCGGGTTTGTGAGGTTTGATGGGAGAAGTCGTTCTATCTTTTATCTTGATCCATCTCCGTTTCTTCAAAGCCCAAAAAGAGAAATCTATGCAATAAGAGATTCAGATGTTCCCCTTCCTGCTAAAAATGAATTTATTGAAGTGACATCGTTTGAACTTGAAAGAGTTGTTAGTGGAAGAATGAACAATTTAGTCAATACTAACGTGAAGTATGTAAGATCCTGGGAAAAGGCAGATCCAAAAAAGCTACTTCATCGAAAGGTTATGAACTCAGAGGAATATGTTGATTTTTTTAAAAGGCCTTTTAAAAAAGAAGCTGAGAATATAGATGAAATAGCACAGACACTTGCATTGTGTTCTGTTTCTTCGAATGCAGTTGGTATTAATGAAAAAGGTGGTATTGATTCAGGAATCATCTCTAAAAAAAGTGGCTGGGAGCACTTCAAGTCTATAATGAGAATTATACCAAAGGAATTTAAATCGACAAAATCTGCATATTATTACAATTCACTTGAAGTTGAAAAGAATGTAAATCCAAAAGATAGCTTGGAAGTGAATTTGTCAATATTTAATCCAAAAGAAATGTTTGTACATGTTCCAGTAACATTTGATATTGATACAAGGCGTAGAGATGAATATTTAAAAGATATTACATTTGAAATCCCATTTGCTCGGGCACAATTGATTGATTCTCTTATGTTTC includes the following:
- a CDS encoding TatD family hydrolase codes for the protein MQEVIDSHCHLDFPKFKRDREEVIERARNAGVVEMVNSGIDLKTNISTLALAKQYDFIHPTIGLSPLVVSHYGNEVADEILLQLEQEAENSVGIGEAGLDYHYYKDSKEREHQKEYFQKVIEIADSYNKPLIIHGREAEEDSFEMVRDLDKVIFHCYGGSVETASMITDAGYYISIPTIVCFSDHHRSIAENVPLDKILIETDSPYLSPRKGRNEPAFVLDILPVIAEAKGIEEEAIAKATLKNTRSVFGL